ggtttgttCAACATTACTTaggctacaacctcagcagccacccatctcagcTAACTAAGGCCTGGCCACAACCttacgaaagatggcccaaagttagcacagagagctcgaggccagctgtcgttgTGGCTATAAGGGTCTCACATGGgtcaggtatttgaaactgtgttgaattacaaagtaattgcagtgcggagcttgtaagaagctctgcgcggaatatatctaagtgggggtgcgcatgggccaccaaacaggtggctcgtgcacgaacatcaaaacaacgctaaggcatctggcaggtggcctgtgcggggcaacggcccaaaaccatcacagtggcaagcttttgacgctAGTTTAGttagacgtacaacaaaacactgctaacgcgtttagtgtaaaggcactagtacactgcaatagttaggatgcctctaataagtgagattgtgtgtacagatctatatacaagtacgaggggaactttattattcctcgcacgggccaactgccagcgtggcacgtgattgtatggcacgtgatcgcgtgagggatcgtaggtttgattacgctggcaaatgggttgggtatacccagtcttgggttggggttgggttggggtcgcacagaccatgggttagggttgggttggggtcgcacagaccatgggttagggctgggctggggtcgcacagaccaagtggtagggttggggttgggttgggttgggttgggttggggttgggttatattTTTTGGGTACTTTAACGGAACAACACTTAATTAAGATAATGTGTACACGTTGATGATATAGTAGATACATAAAACGAGATATATTAACACAGCTAATTATCACGGTAGCGCTGaggacgctggcgctttcgaggtggcaattgacgctcctcctggacctcttcctccgactcttcttctgtagTCTGGTTCTCCTCATCTATATCGAAGGTATGCTCTAACGAGGCTGGAAGCTCAAAAAGATCATTAACCTCGTCAATTGGCTCTCCATCCTCCCCTAATTGAGCAACTAGGTAGTCTAGACCCtgttcttcctcttgagATATTGTATCCTTAAGAACCATTATCTGCTGTATTGTCCGGGCAGATAGTCGGTGCCTCCGACTACCAATAACATCCTTAGCAACATTGAAAACTCTTTCAACCCCAACCTGAGCAATTGGTATtgctagtatatccttcgCCACTTGGGATAGTCTATTAGCAGATGTCTATGATAAACAGCTGTGATAACTTACCAGACTTTTTCTGGGTAAACCGCTTCTCTGAAAGTATATCCCACTCTTTCTCTAGCAGCTTAGCCTGTCTAGCACTATTTGCTAATTTATACTTAGGCTGTTGCAAAAGCGATTTCTTCAGTTGGTACTTCGCGGAGCGGTCGGCTGTTCTAACGCTTTCAAgtaccttctcctctttatcGAAAAGAGCTTTGCGTTCACGTTGAGCAATAGCACGGGCGCTACCACTCAGAGAGCCAGTATAGGGGACGCTCAAATTGAtaggtcggccttttcgtGAACCCCCACTACCTCTTTGATCTAAGATACCGTCAATCTCGTCAGCTTCACACGCAAATCCCTGCTTATATTAGCATAAGCTGTGATAAATGGCTGTGATTATTACATCGGTAAGCTGCTCCCACTCATCTTGTTCGAACCCAGGCGGAGGTTCAagtttgatggctggaactaggccttcaggtacgtcgccgacttgctctttcgcgacaggcatggcggggactgtgataatgcgctgttgtaaatggggtgtttTCAATGTAGTAAAGAGAGTTATTAGGTGTTGGGAGTTACTGGGCGTCAGGGGCTGGAGAAATGGGTAGACAGCATTATGCTCACCTAGAAatggtccgtgcgctgctgcctgcgCTAGCGCGAAAACGCGGAAATTACCCAAAATGATCAACACATCGATGATTCCTTCATTTTTGGGCTGTACGCATGCGCGAGCTCGGCGTTTATCACAGCAGTTTAACACGTTTGTATGATATGCTCGCTACTGATTTTGCAACAGAAATGGTTGTATGCGATCGTGAAACAGCAAATTACGTCATGcagtccgtgcgctgctgcctttactagtgcggaaatcgggaaattgccgtcgcccaaactttccagctacctaactCTTTCAGCCTACTACTTTCTTAATTGTCGACCACATTTATCACAGTAATTAATCACATACGTCGCCTACGTTCATCATCTACTCTACTACGCAATGGCAAGGACAAAACCACGGCCTAAGGTCACCGGTAAAGCCGGCCGGGGTGGTCCTGATGGCAAGACAGTTACTGGCGGCAAGCCGGCTCAGAAGGCCCTTGCTAGTAAGGCTAGACGTCAAGTAGCAGGAAAGTCTACGCGAAAGGCACCTGTAGCTgttaagaagaagcgcaagtttaAGGCCGGCAGTAGGTTATCACAgtcgtttatcacagctattTTCTAATTTAGCTTAGCTGTCGCATTACGGGAAATCAAGAGATACCAGAGAGGTTTTGAACTACTCTTGCGAAAACTCCCCTTTTCCCGCGTAGTGCGCGAATTTGCACAGGTGCACAAGGCCGATATCCGCTTTCAACGATCTGCAATCGAAGCTCTTCAGGAAGCTACAGAAGCTTTCTTAGTTGGTTATTTTGAGGGTATAGTCTATCTACCCTATACTATTTTTCATTTAATAACTTTTATAGACTGCAACATCAATGCTATTCACGCAAAGAGGGTTACTATTCAAGAGAAGGATTCTCAATTGGCTAGGCGCTACTTTGCGCGCGAGTTACTAGCTTTTCTCTAGATTATAAGATATATCTAGATACACGTGCTTAAATGCTAGCTGGCGAAGCCTCTGTATATTATAAATGAAACTAGTTAATGCTACACTGTGTTAATCTACTGTGATACTATATAAACTTTTCTTTTATTGAAATCTATATTATACATCTTGCAATTTTTTTActataacccaaccctaacccatggtccgtgcgaccccaacccaaccccaacccaaccctaagcttggcgctgacaaatgggttggggttgggttggggtcgcaaaatttctaacccaaccccaaccacaccccgacccatttgccagcgtaggtttgatccatcacaTTTAgaaacttcgacgtagagggctttTAAACAGCTACTGTTATGTAGCTTGTTAACTAAAACTACTTGCTCAGCGAGCTTACAACGCCTAATTTTAGAGAGATAATAAGATTTGCTAACCtagaggcagaggcagcgttgtgggtaagtaataCCAGCGTTTCTACCTTTGTAATAAGGTTGTTCCGGTCTATATAACCGCAAGTTGTTAACACCCTGTTAGGCTcagtaagcaaaatacacgtaagCTTTAATAGCTAGACAACAAAGGGtggtaaacgtggcttctttagagtagtcgctcactttACCGACGCAgtgtgagggatcgatcaagaaagattggatttgacaagatacaagctatcgagctatctacgttgtgagcccgaacttatgctgtgggcgccaaggcgctagtccgataagataaggatcttatcgatatgggggccatgggccgagcgagtctatggatccgtaacacCTACTAACTAACTCTATTATTACGTGCCTAGTTACTACACTATAATAGCTTGGTAATGCACTACGCGTAGTAGTTAGGTAGGAGACATTACACCTGCAGCCAGCAATAATATTTACTTAGTCAACTTTAGACTCGACgtgtgtcagataatagcactgttgaagatgagagcgtacagacgctgggttagactagcgcgacccggcatctgagagagccaatcggat
The sequence above is a segment of the Pyrenophora tritici-repentis strain M4 chromosome 3, whole genome shotgun sequence genome. Coding sequences within it:
- a CDS encoding HHT1, Histones H3 and H4; the encoded protein is MARTKPRPKVTGKAGRGGPDGKTVTGGKPAQKALASKARRQVAGKSTRKAPVAVKKKRKFKAGTVALREIKRYQRGFELLLRKLPFSRVVREFAQVHKADIRFQRSAIEALQEATEAFLVGYFEDCNINAIHAKRVTIQEKDSQLARRYFARELLAFL
- a CDS encoding Dimer-Tnp-hAT domain containing protein, with the protein product MPVAKEQVGDVPEGLVPAIKLEPPPGFEQDEWEQLTDGFACEADEIDGILDQRGSGGSRKGRPINLSVPYTGSLSGSARAIAQRERKALFDKEEKVLESVRTADRSAKYQLKKSLLQQPKYKLANSARQAKLLEKEWDILSEKRFTQKKSVAKDILAIPIAQVGVERVFNVAKDVIGSRRHRLSARTIQQIMVLKDTISQEEEQGLDYLVAQLGEDGEPIDEVNDLFELPASLEHTFDIDEENQTTEEESEEEVQEERQLPPRKRQRPQRYRDN